The following are from one region of the Paenibacillus sp. JZ16 genome:
- a CDS encoding GNAT family N-acetyltransferase: protein MQMESTRLVIRDFEEEDFASIHAYASDPLVTEYTMWGPNTEEETLEYLKEIHQMKEQSPRDSYELAIVLKDNGQLIGGVGIHRSKTNAELGYCLNSAYWRQGYASEAASVMCRFGFQELGVHRIYATCRPGNIGSAAVMRHIGMKQEGLLRQHLWFKGAYHDSYLFSILKDEFEV from the coding sequence ATGCAGATGGAGTCGACAAGACTGGTGATCCGGGATTTTGAGGAGGAGGATTTTGCTAGTATTCATGCCTATGCCTCTGACCCATTAGTGACCGAGTATACGATGTGGGGACCGAATACGGAAGAGGAAACTTTAGAATATTTAAAGGAAATCCACCAAATGAAAGAGCAGAGCCCCCGTGACAGCTATGAACTGGCGATCGTGCTAAAAGATAACGGCCAGTTAATCGGCGGTGTAGGTATTCACCGATCCAAGACAAACGCAGAGCTTGGGTACTGCTTGAATTCCGCCTATTGGCGACAGGGTTATGCTTCAGAAGCTGCTAGCGTGATGTGCCGTTTTGGTTTTCAGGAGCTGGGAGTTCATCGGATTTACGCCACCTGCAGGCCGGGAAACATCGGGTCAGCTGCGGTTATGCGCCATATCGGAATGAAGCAGGAAGGGCTTCTTCGTCAGCACCTATGGTTTAAAGGGGCTTACCATGATTCCTATTTATTCTCCATCCTCAAAGATGAATTCGAAGTTTAA
- a CDS encoding NUDIX hydrolase — MDNTLLLIRHNGISIYEEASGKVYYTKENHVSVVVLAKHGDQLLLIRQYRAAVDDYVIQLPGGGVSEEEDLESAARREMLEETGCTCGKLHYLGKLYPASWRCNEIAHVYYTDEVISQADQQLEGYENIDVVRMSVKDCLHRIKENELQDSELVFAMMQGLLKGFIQNN, encoded by the coding sequence ATGGATAATACCCTATTGTTGATCCGTCATAACGGAATTTCGATTTACGAGGAAGCGTCAGGTAAAGTGTATTATACGAAAGAGAATCATGTGTCCGTTGTTGTTCTGGCTAAGCATGGCGATCAACTGCTGTTGATCCGTCAATATCGCGCCGCCGTGGATGACTACGTCATTCAGTTACCCGGTGGTGGCGTAAGCGAGGAGGAGGATCTGGAATCGGCAGCACGCCGTGAGATGCTGGAGGAAACGGGCTGCACCTGCGGCAAACTTCATTATCTGGGCAAGCTCTATCCGGCGTCCTGGAGATGCAATGAGATTGCCCATGTTTATTATACGGATGAGGTAATCAGTCAAGCGGATCAGCAGCTCGAGGGATACGAGAACATCGACGTAGTAAGAATGAGCGTAAAGGATTGCCTGCACCGGATTAAGGAGAATGAGCTTCAGGACTCCGAGCTGGTCTTTGCGATGATGCAAGGTCTGCTCAAGGGATTCATTCAGAATAATTAA
- a CDS encoding glycosyltransferase family 4 protein translates to MGRHLLIYDVEWWILGKHAKVIQQFHPSLDLMSIGELDRYLERHSSEDMNQAYDRIGAMCLGIAAYCIFKHIRINASAAVSYYYFSQNYETFREWIGDELIPDPEFLRLVIPRIGVIGAMNQQLTQALRQVAPEAKVEYIGHFVDHRLFQPCKILSRGSAPFVIGWAGDPAKRSKNYATLYKHIRDHFRQDERIRFIETAGAYSYEEMPKFYHQLDLLLITSANEGSAAPALEAYACGVPVLGTNVGNIKAAAHPDAHGLILDSDNPEDFINMIDQWMGQRRKLADIGQQCRHYIESYWTIEQVIERWLRVLFQWEKQP, encoded by the coding sequence ATGGGAAGGCATCTGCTGATCTATGATGTGGAGTGGTGGATTTTAGGTAAACATGCAAAGGTCATTCAACAGTTTCACCCATCCCTGGATCTGATGTCCATCGGGGAATTGGATCGGTATCTGGAACGGCACAGCAGTGAGGATATGAATCAGGCCTATGACCGAATCGGTGCAATGTGCTTGGGAATCGCAGCCTATTGTATTTTCAAGCATATTCGTATCAACGCCTCGGCAGCGGTCTCTTATTATTATTTCAGTCAGAATTACGAAACCTTTCGCGAATGGATCGGTGACGAACTGATCCCCGACCCGGAGTTTCTCAGGCTGGTCATTCCCCGAATCGGCGTAATCGGTGCGATGAACCAACAGCTGACCCAAGCGCTTAGACAGGTGGCTCCGGAGGCTAAAGTGGAATATATCGGGCATTTTGTAGACCATCGGTTATTCCAACCATGCAAGATATTGAGCAGGGGTAGTGCTCCGTTTGTCATAGGCTGGGCCGGAGATCCTGCGAAACGATCCAAAAATTACGCTACGTTATATAAGCATATCCGTGACCATTTCCGCCAAGATGAACGGATTCGATTTATTGAAACAGCCGGAGCTTACTCCTATGAAGAGATGCCTAAATTTTATCATCAGCTGGACCTGCTGCTCATCACTTCGGCAAATGAGGGCAGCGCGGCTCCTGCACTGGAGGCCTACGCATGCGGGGTACCCGTGTTAGGAACAAATGTGGGTAACATTAAGGCTGCGGCTCATCCGGATGCGCACGGCTTGATCTTGGACAGTGACAATCCGGAGGATTTTATCAACATGATCGATCAATGGATGGGACAGCGGCGTAAGCTGGCTGACATCGGACAGCAGTGCAGGCACTACATTGAGTCATATTGGACGATAGAACAAGTAATAGAGCGCTGGTTAAGGGTGTTATTCCAATGGGAGAAGCAGCCGTGA
- a CDS encoding galactosyltransferase-related protein, whose translation MLDRVSVLIPYQSDGNGPRDTAFEWVLGFYARMMPEVEVCVGEIADARELFSRSRAINRAYHQSTKDIIVIADSDIVYDPNLLRESITYVNSGQWVIPFSRILRLSKEISHLLLQQENIWPLTVKTETAAEQATAFVGGFNVLGREAYETVGGYDERFVGWGGEDEAFAYALDTLVGSHIRLGGEMVHFWHPFVGPDGNPNYDSNYALYLRYLKARGNQEEMRLLIQEPSSQ comes from the coding sequence GTGTTAGATCGAGTATCCGTGCTGATTCCGTATCAATCGGATGGAAACGGACCCAGAGATACAGCGTTTGAGTGGGTATTGGGCTTCTACGCACGGATGATGCCGGAAGTCGAGGTATGTGTAGGCGAAATAGCGGACGCAAGGGAGCTCTTCAGCAGATCCAGGGCGATCAATCGTGCGTATCACCAGTCTACCAAAGACATTATCGTGATTGCGGATAGCGATATCGTCTACGACCCGAATCTGTTGAGGGAATCCATTACTTACGTGAACAGTGGGCAGTGGGTCATTCCCTTCAGCCGGATCCTTCGTTTATCCAAAGAAATATCGCATCTGCTGCTGCAGCAAGAAAACATATGGCCATTGACCGTTAAAACTGAAACAGCCGCGGAGCAGGCGACCGCATTTGTTGGCGGATTTAATGTGCTTGGCCGCGAAGCCTATGAAACGGTAGGAGGATATGATGAACGATTTGTCGGTTGGGGCGGGGAAGATGAGGCTTTTGCCTATGCGCTGGATACTTTGGTCGGCAGCCATATCCGCCTGGGAGGGGAAATGGTTCATTTTTGGCATCCATTCGTAGGACCTGACGGGAATCCCAACTACGATTCCAATTATGCACTGTATCTGCGCTATCTAAAGGCGCGCGGCAATCAGGAAGAGATGCGGCTATTGATTCAGGAACCATCTTCTCAATAA